The Pelotomaculum isophthalicicum JI genome segment TCAACATAAGACCGGTCCGCCTGACCCTGGTATGCACCGTGACACTGACCTGCGCTTCCGGGTATCTCTCCAGCCAGTTAAAATCGTGCCAGGTTTGCACAGTCCAAAAGTGACGCTTCAACCGGTAGCCGAAGTTGAAGATATCAGCTTTATACTCCTCCTGGGTGCGTTTAATCAAGTTCTGGCACCCCTGCTGGACATACATTGAGAAAGCTTCTTCAATAACTGGTTTGAGGTCCGGGTTCTCGTAGTTGATGCCTTTCAACATCGCTGAGAGATCAGCTTCCAGGTAAATGTCAACATCAATCGTTACAGTCCCGTCTTCATTAATACTGGTTACATATTTGGGGCTGCGCGCCTGGTGAACGGTGAAACCAATCAGCGCGGGCTCATGAAGAACAGGGTCTACAAAAGAAAAGAAACCATTTTCGAATTCGCCCCGCAGCATCAGGTAATACCTGGTTTCCTCGCCGCTGATAGCACCTACCATTTTACTTCCCCGGAACACGGCGGTACCCATAATCTGGGCCTTATTCGCCCCGCTGACCGGTAATTCCCCGGCGAAATACCGGCCAGGCTCATAGCCCCCCCCTTTTTTCAACCCCGGCTTGGCTGTTTCCAGCCCGCCCTCGTGGATGGCCACCAGCGGCAGGCTGGGCTCGGCCGACCAGCTCTTTACATCCTGATGAAAGTTCAAAAACATAGCGTTTTTATAAAATCCATGAGCTCTGGACAAACTCCCGATCAGCTCGTATTGTTTAGTCGGGCTTAATTCAAGGGGAGGCTGGTTTTTTTCCAGGAAATCTTTCGCTTTTCCACGGCAGACAAATACATAGGAAGTTGCCCGGAGTTCGTAGTACCGGCTCATGGTGCTAACCCAGTCCGCGAGGCCTTCTTTGGCCAACTCTTCAGAAAATATATACGCCTTCGTATGCAACAGCGACAAGTGCCTGCCGGTTACCGAGCTTAATTGTTCCAGCCCGGCAAGCGGGCCATAGGTCTCCACACTTTGCACCAGAACATTGCGCCCTTCCTCTTTAGCCCCACCCGCTCCGCCGGCCATTCCGGCGATAACCTTCGTGTTGGCAATGCTGACGGTCACGACCATGTTGTCTTTTTCTCCCTTGTCGAAGCCCATGGCCAGGACATAGGCAGTCTCGTCGGTCTCCCTGCTCCCGAAACAGCCGGTCAATAATAAAACAGAGAGCGCTGTCAGAAATAAAGCGCCCAACCTAGCTGCCCGCACGCCCACTCCTCCCTTTCAGCCAGTACGCGGCGAGAATAAGCAACGGTAACAGGTAGTCGGGAATAAAGACAAGCCTCCTGACAATAATGTCGAGATTCACGGCGGCAGGCATATCCGGCGGCAGGAGGCCAATAATGAACATGGCCAGGCCCAGGGGCCAGATCAGTGGCCGGTAGTCAGGCAGCTTCAGCGACCTGGCCAGGGAAACTGCCGCCCCGTAAAGCACCAGGGAGATTTTCAAGGCTCCGACAATAGTCCAGATCAGGATAAAAATGGCTTCCGGCCGCTGAAAAAAACGTCCGAGGTAAATAGTCCTGGACAGCCTTAAAAAAGGGAGGGTGAATTCTTCGCTGACAGGCCAGTTGTAAGTTAGAACAAGGGTTGCCAGGAGCACGATCAAAATCCCGAAGCTGATCAGCATGGAACGGTAACCAATCCTGGTAAAGTATGTGACTCCACCCATGGCCTGTACTATTACCGCGGCTAAAATTACTTCAGTTATTCCGGAGGTAGCATAAGTGCCAAGGAAAAAATCTCTCGACGCTCCTTTCCCAAACATTGGCAACAAATTGCAAAACTCCCAAAGTGGTATTAAAGAAAGGATCGTAACAAGCAGCCCGACTAATACATACAAATAAATAAGGCGGGCTGTCCGCGCCAGGGCCTCAACACCCAGGTACGCCCCTAACAACCCCATCGCCAAAAAAGAAAAAGCTATTATGCTGATAGGCGCAAAACGCAGGGTGGTGTTCAGCATTGCTTCACTGAACTCCCTGAGAAAAAGGGCGCCCAGCATTTCGAAAGCTGACACCACAATAAGAACATTCACTGCCGTTCCGATAAACGGGCCGAAGGCCTGCTCGGCGGTTTCGATAATGGTATAGCCGGGGTTTTTTTTGAGGACCAGCGATATCAGATATACCCCCACCAGGGTTACGGCCAGCCCGCCAACCGGCGTCATCCAGGCAGCCGGGCCGGCAATTTCCACCAGAAATCTCGGATAGGACAAGAAGCTCCTGGCCAGGCTGGAGAGGGCCAGCAGGGCGATCGCCTCAGCCGGGCCAAATGTGCCTTCTTTAACCATTTTTACCACCATTCTCAGGCCCAATCCAGCTTCTGGAAACATCCGGCTGGCGGTTAATATCCTGCGGGTTCAGGTAGTCCGGCCGCTTTTCGTGAAAGAACACCGGCAGCCGGGTAACCACGTCCGCGCCGGCGACGGTCCTGGGCCCGATTGGGGCCAGGTACGGCACGCCGAAAGATTTTAAATTGGCTGTCAAAACGATCTGGCTGAACAGCCCGACGGCGATCCCGAAAAAACCCATTGTCGCTCCCAGCATGATGTAAAAAAAACGGTAGATCCGCAGGGTGAAAGCCAGGGAAAAGTATGGAATGGCAAAGCTGGACAGCCCGGTTACGGCTACCAGGATCACCAAAACTGGATTGACGATGTTGGCCTGAACGGCGGCCTGGCCTAAAACCAGCGCGCCGATGATGCCGATGGTCGTACCCATGATGCCGGGTATGCGCAGCCCCGCCTCCCGGATCAGCTCAAAGGAAATTTCCATCAAGAGCACCTCGACCAGAGAGGGGAAGGGGACTTTTTCACGGTTCCCGGCGATGGCTAGGAGCAGCTCTGTAGGGATCATTTCGTGGTGGAACAGCACAATAGACAGGTAGACCCCCGGCGCCAGGAAAGCCAGGTAAAAAGCCAGGGCGCGCAGGTAACGGATGAAAGTGCCGAGCTGCCAGCGGCTGTAGACGTCCTCACCGGTTTGCATCATTTCATACATGGTGGCAGGCACAATCAGGACGAAGGGGCTGCCGTCGACGATGATGGCCACTCTTCCCTCGACAATGCTTGAGGCTACACGGTCGGGGCGTTCCGTGGCCAATATCGTCGGGTTTAAATTATAGGGGTTGTCCTGGATAAATTCTTCGAGCACCCCGCTGTCCACAATGAAGTCCGTCTTAATGCTTTCAATTCTTCTTTTCACCTCCGCCACCAGAGCGGGGTTGGCCAGGTCGCGCAGGTACATAACCGCCACATTAACCCGGTTGCGGGCGCCTACCTTTAATAATTCCGTGGTCAGGTTTTCGTTTTTGATTAATTTCCTGATCAGGGCCGTGTTGGTGCGCAGGGTTTCCCCGAATGCTTCTTGCGGCCCGCGGAGTACTTGCTCGATAACGGGCTTTTCCACCCCCCGGTGCTCCCATCCCTTGGTTTCAACCAGCACCGCTTCGGCGCATCCTTCCAGAAACAAGGCCGTATCGCCGTAGTTCACCGCGTCCAGAATATCACGGAACCGTGACTGGACAGAAACCTGGTTGCCCGGCAGCAGCCTTTCTTTAACATATGAGGACAGCTTGCCTTTATCCGGCGGGGCGGGCCGGGCGGCAAAAAGCATTAAAGCCTGAAACAGCAAGTCCTGGACAGACTTGTCCACCAAACCGTCAATGAAAACGACAAAGCCGTCAATCGACGGGTTTGTTCCGATGACAATATCTCTTATTATGATATCTTTATTTTCCGGCATCCCGTATAATTCCTCGATAGTTTCCCGGTTTTCCGCAAGCGAAGCGCTAACCGGCAGGTCGTCTACCACCGGTTTTCCATGCGCTTGCCCGGAGGTTTGCCCTGTTTGAACATCTCCCGCCTTACCGCTGTCTTTGACCTTTTTGGGTTTTTCCGTAAGTTTACCGGCGGGACGGACGGGCTTTTTAAAGGAGCGGCGGCCGGCCGGCGCTTTTTCTTGATCGCCGGGGGCGGCTTCACCACCAGAGGGGGGTTCGCTCTTCCGGGTTGTTTGCTTTTCTTCAGCCGTTTCCTCCAGGACAAACCCTTCGCGGTCGGGGTTTTCCTGGTAGGTAATCAACTTGAGTAAACTTACAAGAATGCTCATGCCACACCTGCCATTTTCAATCATTTGGTAAATATGTTGCCCTAATTGGGATTTACTATCCTGTTAATTTTTACTAAGCAAGCAAGCTATTTTTACGAATCAAGGACAAATAAGAAACTTCTTGTCCAATTATTTAAAAGCGTAATTTACCGTGTTGCTTTCAGACCGCTGAAGACCGTTGCGGTTCAAATATTGTCGCTATTGCCACGACGCCTGTCAAGCTAAAGGATTCCCGCCAGATGCTTGATAATGTCCAGGTTGGTATTGTAGACAAATTGCTTAATCCCCGGCGCGGTTAAAATAGCGATAAGGTGGTCGTAATCTTTATTGGTGAAACGGTTCAGCACTTTTCTCAACTTAATGGAAGCCCAGATGTTTTCTTTTAGACGCGCCAAGTAATCCTCATATTTTCCCCCTTCGACTATTGACCTGGCTGCATACACTCCGCTTCTGATTGCGTCAAATAACGCGAACCCCAATACCGGTTCCATAAATCCCCCGGCGTTGCCGGCAAAAAGAATATTGCCAACCTGGTGGGGATAAACAAATCCGGATACGTGTTCCCAATCCCAAAGCGAGCTAATTTTAAAAGTAAAATTTTCTATTTGCCAGAATTTTTTCCAATAATCAACGATGTTTTTTCTGTTGGCGTTGGATACAACCAAAATCAGAGAGGCACTCTCGTGGTTAAATGGCGTGAGGTAGGCGTACCCGCTTTTTGCGTACTCCGTATTAAGCCACATTTTTATTTCATCAGTTTCAAATGAACCTAAAACTGTCGCCCCCATCAGCCAGGTTTTATAAACATCCTCCCAGCAGCCTAGTATTTTAGTAATGTCATAAGTACCCGAGGCAACAATTACATAATCGTACTTCCGGGCGAGAGCCGCGCAATCAGCTCTGAAATTATATCTAACGGGCGTTTTTACCAATGAGAAGAGCTGATTTTCAACAGCATCAACCCCTTGCCCTCTTTTGATCAAGTAGCCCAACTTTCCACAAATAGAACCTGAAGCCCGGGGAGCGTACATGGTAACCTTATTAACCAAATTCAACGGTTTAATGGAAATATGGCAGCTTTCCTTAATTTCCTCAATCTGGTCTTTTACCGGCCTGTTCATGACCTGCAAGAGTACGCCAACGTGTTCAACAAGGTCCCCGCTGCGGGGCCGCTGTTCATATATATCCGGTTTAACCCCGTGCCGCTCCAATTCATGAGCGCAGGCTAAACCACTAACACCGGCGCCGATGATGGCGACTCTCAATTTTTTAACCCCTTTCATCTTTGACATAAAACTTTTGCGTTTAATTTTGAATCGTAATAATGCATTAAATAGCCAGGTACACTAATAATAATCACTAATTTTTCTTAAGGGCTAATTTGGAAGGGCGGGTCGTGACACTATAGAGAAAAGCAAGCATAGTAAGGCCCGCAATTAGTAAAAAATAACTGTACCCCAGTTTCCAGTTCGGGTAAGCAATGCCGCCCAGGCTGTAAACCGCCGCCTCGACGGCAAGATAAAAAACCGCGATATATGCTGTATATAAGAATCTGTCCTTCCACCGCCCGGGTAACCGGCACAGATAAATGATTGACATCGCATAAGTACCGAAATACTGAAATAAGGGTATCCCTCCGATATAAATAATCCCGTCCGGGTAATTGTACAGGTTTAGCTTAATCGCGATGTAATCTATGGAGGCCATCATGGCAACACCGATAAAACCAGCCAGCCAAAACTCAGGATAACGTTTTTTAACAAAAACCAAGCATATTGTCCAGGCGAAAAGCGCAAAAAGTATATGGGACATAAACTTAACCTTTCTCAATTATTACAGTATTATTACAGTATTATTACAGTATTATTACAGTAACCATACGGGCATGAGCGCTGCTCAATTTGATGAGCTAT includes the following:
- a CDS encoding Ger(x)C family spore germination protein; the protein is MRAARLGALFLTALSVLLLTGCFGSRETDETAYVLAMGFDKGEKDNMVVTVSIANTKVIAGMAGGAGGAKEEGRNVLVQSVETYGPLAGLEQLSSVTGRHLSLLHTKAYIFSEELAKEGLADWVSTMSRYYELRATSYVFVCRGKAKDFLEKNQPPLELSPTKQYELIGSLSRAHGFYKNAMFLNFHQDVKSWSAEPSLPLVAIHEGGLETAKPGLKKGGGYEPGRYFAGELPVSGANKAQIMGTAVFRGSKMVGAISGEETRYYLMLRGEFENGFFSFVDPVLHEPALIGFTVHQARSPKYVTSINEDGTVTIDVDIYLEADLSAMLKGINYENPDLKPVIEEAFSMYVQQGCQNLIKRTQEEYKADIFNFGYRLKRHFWTVQTWHDFNWLERYPEAQVSVTVHTRVRRTGLMLKTSPSKED
- a CDS encoding GerAB/ArcD/ProY family transporter, which codes for MVKEGTFGPAEAIALLALSSLARSFLSYPRFLVEIAGPAAWMTPVGGLAVTLVGVYLISLVLKKNPGYTIIETAEQAFGPFIGTAVNVLIVVSAFEMLGALFLREFSEAMLNTTLRFAPISIIAFSFLAMGLLGAYLGVEALARTARLIYLYVLVGLLVTILSLIPLWEFCNLLPMFGKGASRDFFLGTYATSGITEVILAAVIVQAMGGVTYFTRIGYRSMLISFGILIVLLATLVLTYNWPVSEEFTLPFLRLSRTIYLGRFFQRPEAIFILIWTIVGALKISLVLYGAAVSLARSLKLPDYRPLIWPLGLAMFIIGLLPPDMPAAVNLDIIVRRLVFIPDYLLPLLILAAYWLKGRSGRAGS
- a CDS encoding spore germination protein, which gives rise to MSILVSLLKLITYQENPDREGFVLEETAEEKQTTRKSEPPSGGEAAPGDQEKAPAGRRSFKKPVRPAGKLTEKPKKVKDSGKAGDVQTGQTSGQAHGKPVVDDLPVSASLAENRETIEELYGMPENKDIIIRDIVIGTNPSIDGFVVFIDGLVDKSVQDLLFQALMLFAARPAPPDKGKLSSYVKERLLPGNQVSVQSRFRDILDAVNYGDTALFLEGCAEAVLVETKGWEHRGVEKPVIEQVLRGPQEAFGETLRTNTALIRKLIKNENLTTELLKVGARNRVNVAVMYLRDLANPALVAEVKRRIESIKTDFIVDSGVLEEFIQDNPYNLNPTILATERPDRVASSIVEGRVAIIVDGSPFVLIVPATMYEMMQTGEDVYSRWQLGTFIRYLRALAFYLAFLAPGVYLSIVLFHHEMIPTELLLAIAGNREKVPFPSLVEVLLMEISFELIREAGLRIPGIMGTTIGIIGALVLGQAAVQANIVNPVLVILVAVTGLSSFAIPYFSLAFTLRIYRFFYIMLGATMGFFGIAVGLFSQIVLTANLKSFGVPYLAPIGPRTVAGADVVTRLPVFFHEKRPDYLNPQDINRQPDVSRSWIGPENGGKNG
- a CDS encoding NAD(P)/FAD-dependent oxidoreductase — encoded protein: MRVAIIGAGVSGLACAHELERHGVKPDIYEQRPRSGDLVEHVGVLLQVMNRPVKDQIEEIKESCHISIKPLNLVNKVTMYAPRASGSICGKLGYLIKRGQGVDAVENQLFSLVKTPVRYNFRADCAALARKYDYVIVASGTYDITKILGCWEDVYKTWLMGATVLGSFETDEIKMWLNTEYAKSGYAYLTPFNHESASLILVVSNANRKNIVDYWKKFWQIENFTFKISSLWDWEHVSGFVYPHQVGNILFAGNAGGFMEPVLGFALFDAIRSGVYAARSIVEGGKYEDYLARLKENIWASIKLRKVLNRFTNKDYDHLIAILTAPGIKQFVYNTNLDIIKHLAGIL